One window from the genome of Leptospira broomii serovar Hurstbridge str. 5399 encodes:
- a CDS encoding phasin-related domain-containing protein: protein MEKQLLDILNAGIGLLKSGQEGVEKAKVELEKTYGELVAKGAADNSEGSVKIRESVDKLLNEIKEVSTVAGKNYDETRAKIVEKYNQISEEIKKRVPEGQLEAVKAKLAEVADTIKSTAKTKGTPAV, encoded by the coding sequence ATGGAAAAACAATTGTTGGATATCCTCAACGCCGGAATCGGACTGCTGAAATCAGGACAAGAAGGTGTCGAAAAGGCAAAAGTAGAGTTAGAAAAGACCTATGGCGAATTAGTTGCAAAAGGCGCTGCTGACAACTCTGAAGGTTCCGTAAAAATTCGCGAATCCGTCGACAAGCTTTTGAACGAGATTAAAGAAGTTTCAACCGTCGCAGGTAAGAACTACGATGAAACTCGTGCAAAGATCGTTGAGAAATATAACCAAATCTCTGAAGAAATTAAAAAACGTGTTCCCGAAGGTCAATTGGAAGCAGTGAAAGCAAAACTTGCCGAAGTTGCTGATACAATTAAAAGTACCGCAAAAACTAAAGGAACTCCTGCAGTTTAA
- a CDS encoding MATE family efflux transporter, translated as MDTLLKKIRRTYRFSRLNTSILFLAVPVVLAMISQTVVWSTDSIMVGYLGKEALAAIGMGGISYYTLVAFLIGFSMGIQIIVARRFGEGRSNEIGKIGITTLYLSLFLGVIITVLGPFISSPLMALIGADKAVSLLGESYLTYRFLGSGFYFIGFCFRGFMDGLGFTKAGFVSMAVTTLSNILLNWIFIYGNCGVPAMGIAGAGLASSLAGLVGLLVFPFFLFKYKANRYFLGIRPIPTWTHLLEIIRVGVPPGLEEGFVNVAFMIFVKFQGMISIVSVAASNILFSTLSMAFLPGYAFGVAATTLLGQAMGARKYKLAYHAAFRSAFFSAHVMGLVGLAFIIFGRNILNVYTQDMELIEECYPALVLLGVIQIGDAYHMVIGAALRGAGLQAHVFRIYMLVTYLIMLPCAYLFGIYFKGGTLGIWAAIFIWIATLSGTFVLEFRRKKWVKGTV; from the coding sequence TTGGATACCTTGTTAAAAAAGATACGTAGAACTTATAGATTCAGTCGACTCAACACTTCCATTCTATTTTTAGCCGTTCCCGTCGTTTTGGCGATGATCAGTCAAACCGTAGTTTGGTCCACCGATTCGATCATGGTAGGTTATTTAGGTAAAGAAGCCTTGGCCGCGATCGGAATGGGTGGAATCAGTTATTACACTCTCGTTGCATTTCTTATCGGGTTTTCCATGGGAATTCAGATTATAGTAGCGAGAAGATTCGGAGAAGGTCGCTCGAATGAAATCGGAAAGATCGGAATTACGACACTTTACCTTTCCCTATTTTTAGGCGTGATCATCACTGTGTTAGGACCGTTCATCTCGTCCCCTCTCATGGCTTTGATCGGGGCCGATAAAGCGGTAAGTCTTTTAGGAGAAAGTTACTTAACGTATAGATTCTTAGGGAGCGGTTTTTACTTCATCGGTTTTTGTTTTAGGGGATTCATGGACGGCTTAGGATTTACGAAAGCCGGATTCGTGTCGATGGCAGTAACAACACTTTCTAATATTCTTTTGAACTGGATTTTCATATACGGAAATTGCGGAGTTCCCGCAATGGGAATCGCCGGAGCCGGACTAGCCTCCTCTCTGGCAGGTCTTGTCGGGTTGCTCGTATTTCCGTTCTTTCTGTTTAAGTATAAAGCGAATCGATATTTTCTAGGTATTCGCCCGATTCCGACTTGGACTCATCTACTTGAAATCATTCGAGTCGGAGTCCCACCTGGATTAGAGGAAGGATTCGTTAATGTCGCATTCATGATCTTCGTTAAATTCCAAGGAATGATTTCCATTGTGTCGGTAGCCGCGTCCAATATTCTCTTTTCAACTTTGAGCATGGCTTTTCTTCCCGGTTATGCCTTCGGAGTCGCAGCCACAACTTTATTGGGTCAGGCAATGGGGGCGAGAAAGTATAAATTGGCCTACCACGCCGCTTTCAGATCCGCTTTCTTTTCGGCACATGTAATGGGATTAGTCGGTTTGGCATTCATCATTTTTGGGAGAAACATCCTAAACGTCTATACTCAAGACATGGAGTTAATCGAAGAATGTTATCCGGCTTTAGTCCTTTTAGGCGTAATTCAAATCGGAGACGCGTACCATATGGTTATCGGCGCGGCACTTCGAGGCGCCGGATTGCAGGCCCATGTCTTCCGTATTTACATGCTGGTTACATACCTAATTATGCTTCCCTGCGCTTACTTATTCGGGATTTATTTCAAAGGGGGAACCTTAGGAATTTGGGCCGCCATATTTATCTGGATTGCGACGCTCTCCGGAACCTTCGTACTCGAATTTAGAAGGAAAAAATGGGTGAAGGGGACGGTCTAA
- a CDS encoding DUF4136 domain-containing protein translates to MRIRFLLLFVYLISCAPLVVKSGVEVSQSRQITLYAKTFAFLPFVGEASRIQIAEHEDLIRLKFIEKGFREVEANRADLLIAYDILTYPRGTVIPNSIPLGASGGWLTRRGLRYHSDGDTVRGSFGIPFLGGLAGGYGSNGGYSGFGGYYLGGGYGAYQRSYTRNYYDTSYYDIIFKMLIYDGRVYRGKPFSVLLEANIEGEGRSGYLFDVVPYLIASFFKSFPNFNGQKTETISEYEVGFED, encoded by the coding sequence ATGAGGATTCGATTTCTCCTTCTGTTTGTTTATTTGATTTCCTGTGCACCGTTAGTCGTGAAATCCGGCGTTGAGGTTAGTCAATCGCGTCAGATTACCCTATACGCAAAAACTTTCGCTTTTCTTCCTTTCGTCGGAGAGGCAAGTCGTATCCAAATCGCGGAACATGAAGATCTAATCAGATTGAAATTCATCGAAAAAGGTTTCCGAGAAGTCGAGGCGAATCGAGCCGATCTTTTAATCGCTTACGATATTTTGACCTACCCAAGAGGGACAGTAATTCCGAATTCGATCCCCCTGGGGGCCAGCGGAGGTTGGTTAACTCGTAGAGGATTGCGCTATCATTCGGACGGAGACACCGTTAGAGGTTCTTTCGGCATTCCTTTTTTAGGCGGTTTAGCGGGAGGATACGGAAGTAACGGCGGTTATTCCGGATTCGGCGGTTATTATTTGGGCGGCGGGTACGGCGCTTACCAACGTTCTTACACTCGAAATTATTACGATACGAGCTATTACGATATTATTTTCAAAATGCTTATTTACGACGGGCGAGTCTACAGAGGAAAGCCGTTTAGCGTACTATTGGAAGCTAACATAGAAGGTGAAGGGCGCTCCGGATATTTATTCGACGTGGTGCCTTATCTAATCGCAAGTTTCTTTAAATCATTTCCTAACTTTAATGGACAAAAAACGGAGACAATTTCCGAATACGAAGTAGGTTTCGAGGATTAA
- a CDS encoding Crp/Fnr family transcriptional regulator, with protein sequence MSNGFFQIVNFPKGSYVIVEGKKEAHNFFIIRQGKVRVARENQVVGEDPNQLLGPGDFFGVVAAMSQHAQIESAIALTDVSLIQVSYDQFGTLIQKNTPVAMKIIRYFSMKLRQFDSTITRLSFRSAVEEDPNQLFAIGEYYFNQKNTLHAAYAFQKYLQYLPNGQFATQAKLKLQTMNQPVASAPIDYTKFNRSYSDNEMIFCEHEPGRELYIIQHGRVKITKIVDSNEVLLAVLQSGDIFGEMALLDNKPRSASAIAWGEEIQLLAINKANFEGMVKAQPQLATRLITLLSERIWTAYKQLANLLITDPQGRIADTLLTLAEKNRVKVVPKANYNFEIGTKDLLKMIGLAYPKDENLVLDLISKNKFIKLDQGKLSCTDLVELEKLVQIFRKKSQMDMKLKKRA encoded by the coding sequence ATGTCCAACGGCTTCTTTCAAATCGTGAATTTCCCGAAAGGGTCCTATGTCATTGTCGAAGGTAAGAAAGAAGCTCATAACTTCTTCATTATCCGGCAGGGAAAGGTACGCGTCGCCCGCGAGAACCAGGTGGTAGGCGAGGACCCGAATCAGCTGCTCGGTCCGGGGGATTTCTTCGGCGTTGTTGCCGCCATGAGTCAACATGCCCAGATAGAGTCGGCAATCGCGTTAACCGACGTCTCCTTAATTCAAGTCAGCTACGATCAATTCGGGACACTGATCCAAAAAAACACCCCAGTTGCGATGAAAATTATCCGGTATTTCTCGATGAAACTCCGGCAATTCGATTCGACCATTACTCGCCTTTCGTTTCGTTCGGCGGTTGAGGAAGATCCGAATCAATTATTTGCAATCGGAGAGTATTATTTTAATCAAAAGAATACGCTTCACGCCGCTTATGCATTTCAAAAGTATCTGCAATATTTACCCAACGGACAATTTGCGACTCAGGCGAAACTGAAGCTACAGACCATGAATCAGCCGGTCGCATCCGCGCCCATCGATTATACGAAATTCAACCGTTCCTATTCGGATAACGAAATGATTTTTTGTGAGCATGAACCGGGAAGAGAGTTGTACATCATTCAACACGGTAGGGTGAAGATTACGAAGATCGTGGATTCAAACGAAGTTCTACTCGCGGTTTTGCAAAGCGGGGATATTTTCGGAGAGATGGCTTTATTGGATAATAAACCTCGATCCGCTTCCGCGATTGCGTGGGGAGAAGAAATCCAATTACTTGCAATCAATAAAGCTAACTTCGAGGGAATGGTAAAAGCTCAACCTCAGCTTGCGACTCGATTGATTACATTATTATCCGAGAGAATTTGGACGGCTTACAAACAACTCGCGAACTTACTTATTACCGACCCGCAGGGTAGGATAGCCGACACACTTCTCACTCTCGCAGAAAAAAATAGAGTGAAAGTCGTTCCTAAGGCAAATTACAATTTCGAAATCGGAACGAAAGATTTACTTAAAATGATAGGCTTGGCCTATCCGAAAGACGAGAATCTTGTTCTTGATCTAATATCGAAAAATAAATTCATAAAACTTGATCAAGGAAAGCTTTCCTGTACCGATCTTGTGGAGCTGGAAAAATTAGTTCAGATCTTCCGTAAAAAATCCCAAATGGATATGAAGCTCAAAAAAAGAGCCTAA
- a CDS encoding amidohydrolase family protein: MQTLGTGIKAEFADLHNHLYGSIRPELLWEMGKNNPNPRWEIFLRPFEELYGKKIRPSTFFEDYRDPDLFRKLYLFNHKGPFPEFQAKFNLIIALSKFDPIEIRFIAKQITLAQFQEGVTFGEYRIMYAPNETDENVFAKTAAACEGFAEAESELGGLARSRLVISLHRDGDFFKEYEIIKGLMEKDSLIRKYVVGLDFCYIEEGFPPKDKKDFFLQVDKDNKSEPSTALSILYHVGESFQDKSLISAARWVLQSAEWGAHRLGHAIALGVNPDAYRGENFVETAAERRDSLEFLYERWEEISKFGELPDRSRIGAELDSIRHKEKVEIPATETSLSETRAFQNYCMDRISVTDAVIESCPSSNEYIGMVRDIRHHPFLRFVNTGLRVTISTDDPGIFGTEIQKEYSKAEQMGLSKELLERIRQDSFSYTSEILSGRQELSK, translated from the coding sequence ATGCAGACCTTGGGAACCGGGATAAAGGCTGAATTCGCAGACCTCCATAATCATCTCTATGGAAGTATTCGTCCGGAACTATTATGGGAAATGGGGAAGAATAATCCGAATCCACGATGGGAAATATTTCTTCGTCCGTTCGAGGAATTGTACGGAAAGAAAATTCGACCGTCGACTTTCTTCGAGGACTATAGGGATCCTGATTTGTTTCGAAAGCTTTATCTTTTCAATCACAAAGGTCCTTTCCCCGAATTCCAAGCTAAGTTCAACCTAATTATCGCTCTCTCGAAATTCGATCCTATCGAAATCCGATTCATAGCAAAACAGATCACTTTAGCACAGTTCCAAGAAGGCGTCACATTCGGAGAATATAGGATTATGTATGCTCCGAATGAAACCGATGAGAACGTATTCGCTAAGACCGCAGCCGCTTGCGAAGGATTTGCCGAAGCCGAATCGGAATTAGGCGGGCTCGCACGATCTAGATTGGTCATTTCCCTGCATCGAGACGGAGATTTTTTTAAGGAATATGAAATTATAAAGGGCCTTATGGAAAAGGATTCCCTGATTCGAAAATACGTAGTCGGTTTAGATTTTTGTTATATAGAAGAGGGATTTCCGCCGAAAGATAAAAAGGATTTCTTTCTGCAAGTCGATAAGGATAATAAGTCCGAACCTTCTACGGCATTATCAATTCTTTATCATGTAGGAGAATCTTTTCAGGATAAGAGTTTAATCTCGGCAGCTAGATGGGTGCTTCAATCCGCCGAATGGGGGGCTCATCGTTTAGGTCATGCGATCGCATTAGGTGTGAATCCGGACGCTTATCGTGGAGAAAATTTTGTCGAAACGGCAGCCGAGAGAAGAGACAGTCTGGAATTTTTATACGAAAGATGGGAGGAGATTTCAAAGTTTGGAGAACTTCCCGACAGGAGCAGAATAGGCGCCGAATTAGATTCGATTCGACATAAGGAAAAGGTAGAAATTCCGGCTACTGAAACGTCCTTGTCTGAAACGAGGGCTTTTCAAAACTATTGTATGGACAGGATTTCCGTAACCGACGCCGTGATCGAATCCTGTCCAAGTTCTAACGAGTATATCGGAATGGTTCGAGATATTAGGCATCATCCTTTTTTACGTTTTGTAAATACCGGACTCAGGGTTACGATATCGACCGACGATCCGGGTATTTTCGGTACGGAAATTCAGAAAGAGTATAGCAAGGCGGAACAAATGGGACTTAGCAAGGAATTGCTCGAACGGATTCGTCAGGATTCTTTTTCGTATACGTCAGAAATTTTATCGGGAAGGCAGGAACTTTCTAAGTAA
- a CDS encoding glycerophosphodiester phosphodiesterase family protein, whose translation MGKPFEIPRPWVIAHRGFSGEYPENTMLAFRKAVEVGADWIELDVTLSADREVVVIHDDTLDRTTNMKGSVRDASFELIRKADAGRWKDVRFLGEPIPKIWDVWNFVLGTKLGLNIEIKTSAYEPEPKEIPIEDSLIRFALNKKALDKTLFSSFCWDSLVRIRELSTDAKLGILIGDETPHWEEALDLAFRLNALSLNLSSHTAQKEIVSKIQEQGFKVLVYTLNTEEELKKGLDTGVDGIFTNYPARMRSLVN comes from the coding sequence ATGGGAAAGCCTTTCGAAATACCGCGCCCATGGGTAATCGCGCATCGAGGTTTCAGCGGCGAATATCCCGAAAATACGATGTTAGCTTTCCGCAAAGCTGTCGAAGTCGGGGCCGATTGGATCGAATTAGACGTCACTCTTTCTGCAGATCGCGAGGTCGTAGTCATACACGATGATACTTTAGATCGAACTACAAATATGAAAGGTTCGGTGCGAGATGCTTCTTTCGAGCTGATTCGTAAGGCCGATGCAGGTCGATGGAAAGATGTTCGATTTCTCGGCGAGCCGATTCCAAAAATTTGGGACGTCTGGAATTTCGTACTGGGTACGAAATTGGGTTTGAATATCGAAATTAAAACAAGCGCTTATGAACCTGAACCTAAAGAAATTCCTATCGAAGATAGTCTGATTCGATTCGCTCTGAATAAAAAAGCTTTGGATAAAACTTTATTCTCCTCTTTTTGCTGGGACTCCTTGGTAAGAATACGGGAACTATCCACGGACGCAAAACTCGGTATTTTAATCGGGGACGAAACTCCTCATTGGGAAGAGGCATTGGATTTGGCGTTTCGATTGAATGCGCTTAGTTTGAATTTATCATCTCATACTGCCCAAAAAGAGATCGTATCGAAAATTCAGGAGCAGGGATTCAAAGTGTTAGTTTATACTCTGAATACCGAAGAAGAATTAAAGAAAGGCCTGGACACGGGAGTGGATGGAATTTTTACCAATTACCCTGCGAGAATGAGGTCACTCGTCAATTAA
- a CDS encoding DNA-3-methyladenine glycosylase family protein yields MEREVRLRKAESWLRRKDPVLRKLINRIGPCTLKMVGSPYHVLLKSVISQQLSVKAASTMENRVIERFGSRKRFPEPNLLLGLSAEQLRSAGLSFAKADTVKRIASAYESGEITDRKLRKLEDEKVLEFLCSIKGVGPWTAEMVLMFALDRWDHFSLNDLILRKSIERHFGIHRDSKKEILALAGRFSPYRTIFSWYLWRDSDGGEGW; encoded by the coding sequence ATGGAACGAGAAGTAAGACTCCGCAAGGCGGAAAGCTGGCTTCGAAGAAAGGATCCTGTCCTGCGTAAGCTGATAAATCGAATCGGTCCTTGCACATTGAAAATGGTCGGTTCGCCGTATCACGTTCTGCTTAAGTCGGTGATCAGCCAGCAATTATCGGTAAAAGCGGCTTCGACGATGGAGAATCGAGTGATCGAAAGATTCGGAAGCCGCAAGCGATTTCCCGAACCGAATCTTTTGCTCGGATTAAGCGCCGAGCAATTGCGATCTGCAGGGCTATCCTTTGCGAAGGCGGACACCGTTAAACGAATCGCTTCGGCTTACGAGTCCGGTGAGATTACCGATCGGAAACTTAGGAAGCTTGAAGACGAGAAGGTTCTAGAATTTCTTTGTTCCATTAAAGGCGTCGGTCCTTGGACGGCGGAAATGGTCCTAATGTTTGCGCTGGATCGTTGGGATCATTTTTCTTTGAATGATCTCATTCTTCGTAAATCGATTGAACGACATTTCGGGATCCATAGAGATTCCAAAAAGGAGATACTTGCTCTTGCCGGGCGGTTTTCTCCGTACCGTACGATTTTTTCCTGGTATCTATGGAGAGACTCCGACGGCGGAGAAGGTTGGTGA
- a CDS encoding tetratricopeptide repeat protein: MFSGFYFKDRFKRFVFAVLLLLLIPGSAFSQGGNPAKDSVPPDSDLLLRIAEESFKDRKFYQSIESLRSFLVLYPGNSKRTRALLLLRDCFLKLDRPEKALEVSLNLYKMEPTGEFGLESYLEAGRLLAKMGEIDQAKEVFSSICRQSYSRVMAEKAALEFSGLEVLSDVSPSSEADSCREK, encoded by the coding sequence TTGTTTTCCGGATTTTATTTCAAAGATCGTTTTAAACGATTCGTATTCGCAGTTCTCTTATTATTATTAATTCCCGGATCCGCCTTTTCTCAAGGTGGAAATCCTGCGAAAGATTCGGTTCCACCTGATTCGGATTTATTGCTCAGGATCGCCGAAGAATCATTCAAAGACCGAAAATTTTACCAATCCATCGAAAGTTTAAGAAGTTTTCTAGTGCTCTATCCTGGAAACTCGAAAAGGACCAGGGCCCTACTTTTGCTGCGAGATTGCTTTCTTAAGCTGGATCGCCCCGAAAAAGCTCTGGAAGTTAGCCTAAACCTCTATAAAATGGAGCCCACCGGCGAGTTCGGATTGGAATCCTACTTGGAAGCCGGACGGCTTCTCGCGAAGATGGGAGAAATTGACCAGGCCAAGGAAGTGTTTTCATCCATTTGCAGGCAGTCATATTCTCGGGTAATGGCCGAAAAGGCGGCTTTGGAATTTTCCGGTTTGGAAGTTCTTTCCGACGTCAGCCCTTCATCCGAGGCGGATTCTTGTCGGGAAAAATAG
- a CDS encoding prohibitin family protein: MKKRNRWGMFLIFSLMGCYATVPPGHVGLRFDPWNRTLEKKSLPPGNYPIGFFEQVIQYPVQLQSHTEKVEVITRDDLRIEVIATIIIKPIVEEVFELQTKIGRDFYNMVVQPEFRTCIRNVMTSYPMIQISKKTPDIEKEIKTEVTRRIQGKHVEVDDVVLSDINYSQKIFQAIEEKLTKEQQLEAMKFQIRITQKDNEMERMKAKREAEIRIIEAEAEAKSSVIKARATAEAQEMINSKLTTKYIQYKALENPNNKIIYYPLGKDSLPVIINPQLGGKSEPNRSE, from the coding sequence ATGAAGAAAAGAAATCGGTGGGGTATGTTTTTGATTTTTTCGTTAATGGGCTGTTACGCGACCGTTCCGCCGGGGCATGTCGGACTAAGGTTCGATCCTTGGAATCGAACCTTAGAAAAAAAATCCCTTCCACCGGGAAATTATCCGATCGGATTTTTTGAACAAGTAATACAGTATCCTGTCCAACTTCAATCTCACACTGAAAAAGTAGAAGTTATTACTCGCGATGATTTGAGAATCGAAGTTATTGCCACGATCATTATTAAGCCGATCGTGGAGGAGGTCTTTGAATTACAGACCAAAATCGGCCGGGATTTTTATAATATGGTCGTGCAACCCGAATTTCGCACATGCATTCGGAACGTGATGACGAGTTATCCAATGATACAAATTTCCAAAAAGACGCCCGACATCGAGAAGGAGATCAAAACGGAAGTGACGAGGCGTATTCAAGGTAAGCATGTAGAAGTCGACGATGTGGTATTAAGCGATATAAATTATAGTCAGAAAATTTTCCAGGCCATCGAAGAGAAGTTAACGAAAGAACAACAGTTGGAAGCGATGAAGTTTCAAATCCGAATCACTCAAAAGGATAATGAAATGGAACGCATGAAAGCAAAGCGAGAAGCTGAAATTCGCATTATCGAAGCGGAAGCGGAAGCTAAGTCCAGTGTAATCAAAGCTAGGGCAACTGCGGAAGCACAAGAGATGATCAATAGTAAGTTGACGACGAAATATATTCAATATAAGGCGTTAGAAAATCCGAACAATAAAATCATCTATTATCCGCTGGGAAAGGATTCATTACCTGTAATCATAAACCCGCAGTTGGGCGGAAAATCGGAACCCAACCGATCAGAATAA
- a CDS encoding LIC10235 family protein, with the protein MKPKKVTNDDLEKIVAGVKTQAVEAIGNYLYKGFRIQVSKYNLSGAERVQLLYQRRRKEGLCIVCGTKVAKKNPSTGRLYRLCEFHRKKIDKKK; encoded by the coding sequence ATGAAGCCAAAGAAAGTTACCAACGATGATCTTGAAAAGATCGTCGCAGGGGTAAAGACCCAAGCAGTCGAAGCAATCGGGAATTACCTATATAAAGGATTCCGGATTCAAGTTAGTAAGTATAACTTATCGGGGGCGGAGCGGGTCCAACTCCTCTACCAAAGACGGAGGAAAGAAGGGCTTTGCATCGTTTGCGGAACAAAGGTCGCAAAGAAAAACCCTTCTACTGGGCGACTATATCGCCTCTGTGAATTCCACCGAAAAAAAATAGATAAAAAAAAGTAA
- a CDS encoding aldo/keto reductase: MVVSEICMGTMTFGSSCEEREAHRILDRAYDADIDFYDTAEVYPVPPEERYVHETERIFGKWLKTKKRESILIATKVCGPGHGWFSPPVRSGKTTLDKRNIKIAIEGSLRRLGTDYIDLYQTHWPDHDFGYEETLEALTELIDEGKVRYIGSSNETAWGTMKSLSVSEKNSLARYESIQNNFSILNRRFEDALSDICRRETISLLPYSPLAGGVLTGKYNQPSPPENARFSRYAKLPTERQRRMANRFLNEGTLSSVSELSKIAGEAGISVAVLSVAWSKQHDYVASTIIGANTVEQLEENLKAVDLLLSDDILKKIDEVSRKIPYPMG, encoded by the coding sequence ATGGTAGTTTCCGAAATTTGCATGGGCACTATGACATTCGGATCAAGTTGCGAAGAACGGGAAGCGCATCGCATTTTAGACAGAGCCTATGACGCGGATATCGATTTTTATGACACTGCGGAAGTCTATCCGGTTCCACCAGAGGAACGATACGTACATGAAACGGAACGAATTTTTGGAAAATGGCTAAAAACGAAAAAAAGGGAATCAATTCTCATAGCGACTAAAGTCTGCGGTCCCGGCCACGGCTGGTTTTCACCTCCTGTACGCTCCGGCAAAACGACCTTGGATAAACGGAATATTAAAATCGCAATTGAAGGTAGCCTCAGAAGATTAGGAACCGATTATATCGATTTATACCAAACTCATTGGCCGGATCACGATTTCGGATACGAAGAGACCTTGGAAGCTTTAACCGAATTAATAGACGAGGGAAAAGTTCGATATATCGGCAGTAGCAACGAAACTGCTTGGGGAACGATGAAGAGCCTCTCGGTTTCCGAAAAGAATTCTTTGGCGAGATACGAATCGATTCAAAATAATTTCAGCATTCTAAATCGACGCTTCGAAGACGCGTTATCCGATATTTGCCGTAGAGAAACTATCAGCCTATTGCCCTATTCTCCTTTGGCAGGCGGAGTGTTAACCGGAAAATACAACCAACCGTCACCGCCTGAGAACGCACGATTTAGTCGTTATGCGAAGCTGCCCACCGAAAGACAGCGACGCATGGCAAATCGATTCTTAAACGAAGGAACTCTTTCCTCGGTCTCAGAGTTGAGTAAAATCGCCGGAGAAGCAGGAATCAGCGTAGCGGTACTTTCGGTGGCTTGGTCCAAACAGCACGATTACGTTGCCTCGACGATCATAGGAGCGAATACTGTCGAGCAACTGGAAGAAAACTTAAAAGCAGTCGATTTACTTTTATCGGATGACATATTAAAAAAAATTGATGAGGTTTCGAGGAAAATTCCTTATCCTATGGGTTAA
- the gmd gene encoding GDP-mannose 4,6-dehydratase — MKKALITGITGQDGSYLTELLLSKDYEVHGIVRRSSSLNRDRIEHLRGNPRLFLHYGDLTDSSNLNRVLEKVQPEEIYNLAAQSHVGVSFEVPEYTAEVDAVGTLRILDAIKQTGVKSRFYQASTSELYGKVQAIPQDEKTPFYPRSPYAVAKLYAYWAVVNYREAFGLHASNGILFNHESPRRGEGFVTRKITLGVAGLLSGKSGPIRLGNLDAKRDWGFAKDYVEMMWMMLQQPEPDDYVVATNEMHTVREFVEESFRHLNIQVEWKGSGDQEKGYDKKDGKLLVQVDPNFYRPAEVELLIGNPEKARKKLGWEPKVKFKELVEIMIKSDCKAFGIQI; from the coding sequence ATGAAAAAGGCGCTAATCACCGGCATTACCGGCCAAGACGGATCCTACTTAACAGAACTTCTCTTGAGCAAAGACTATGAAGTCCATGGGATCGTGCGCCGATCCAGCTCATTGAACCGGGACCGCATCGAGCATCTGCGCGGAAATCCTCGATTGTTTTTGCATTACGGGGATTTGACGGATTCCAGTAATTTAAATCGGGTTTTAGAGAAGGTTCAACCCGAGGAAATTTATAATTTAGCCGCCCAATCCCATGTAGGCGTTTCGTTCGAAGTTCCCGAATACACTGCGGAAGTGGATGCGGTCGGAACTTTAAGAATCTTGGATGCTATCAAGCAAACGGGAGTTAAATCCCGTTTTTACCAAGCTTCCACCTCGGAGCTTTATGGAAAAGTTCAGGCCATCCCTCAGGACGAAAAAACTCCTTTCTATCCTCGATCACCGTATGCGGTAGCGAAACTGTACGCGTATTGGGCGGTGGTAAACTATAGAGAAGCGTTCGGATTGCACGCTTCGAACGGAATTTTATTTAATCACGAATCACCTCGCAGGGGAGAAGGTTTCGTTACTCGTAAAATCACCTTAGGAGTGGCAGGATTGCTTTCCGGTAAGAGTGGCCCGATCCGACTTGGAAACCTAGACGCCAAGCGCGACTGGGGATTTGCGAAAGATTACGTGGAAATGATGTGGATGATGCTTCAACAGCCCGAGCCAGACGATTACGTGGTTGCAACCAACGAAATGCATACCGTTCGCGAATTCGTAGAAGAGTCGTTCAGACACTTAAATATACAAGTCGAATGGAAAGGATCCGGAGATCAGGAAAAGGGATATGATAAGAAAGACGGAAAGCTTCTCGTTCAAGTCGATCCGAACTTCTATCGCCCTGCGGAAGTCGAGCTGCTAATAGGCAATCCTGAAAAAGCCCGAAAGAAACTCGGCTGGGAACCGAAAGTAAAATTCAAAGAGTTAGTCGAAATCATGATCAAGTCCGACTGCAAGGCCTTCGGTATTCAGATTTAA